From a region of the Ardenticatena maritima genome:
- the ctaD gene encoding cytochrome c oxidase subunit I, whose amino-acid sequence MATRTEPIARPSTLATWWDTIVEWATTVDHKKIGILYILASMGFFLFGGIEALMIRTQLAGPELRFIHPQLYNEVLTMHGTTMVFLVVMPILTGFGNYFIPLMIGARDMAFPRLNMLGFWLFVFGGILLYLSFLSGGAPDGGWFAYAPLTDDTFSPTHGMDFWILGLTVTGIASITGSINFVVTILNMRAPGMTLNRMPLFVWTTLVTAFLILFAFPSLTVATIFLFFDRNFGTGFYSPEMGGTPLLWQHLFWFFGHPEVYIMILPAFGLISEMIPVFSRKPIFGYAAVVYASVAIGFIGFTVWAHHMFAVGMPPVVTASFGAASMIIAVPTAIKIFNWVGTMWGGSLRLRTPMLFAISFVAMFLIGGLTGIFLATVPVDWQLTDSYFVVAHFHYVLFGGAFMSILGAAYYWFPKMTGRMMDERLGFWNWLLIFVGFNLTFFPMHILGLDGMPRRIATYGAGLGWDFWNFVSTVGAFMIGVGMIIFFINFFHSLRNGPEAGDNPWEGWTLEWATASPPPAHNFDGLPPITSRRPLWDVKLNRVLTPEEVKARLVKDEHIHLPPPSVWPLVVGLGVVLIAAGMIYTYVITVLGVVTWVIGVLGWIQQKGY is encoded by the coding sequence ATGGCAACACGTACGGAACCAATTGCCCGCCCAAGTACGTTGGCAACGTGGTGGGATACCATCGTCGAATGGGCGACGACGGTTGACCACAAGAAAATCGGTATTCTGTACATCCTGGCTTCGATGGGCTTTTTCCTCTTTGGTGGTATCGAAGCCTTGATGATTCGCACGCAGTTGGCTGGGCCGGAACTGCGCTTCATTCACCCGCAACTCTACAATGAAGTGCTGACCATGCACGGCACCACGATGGTCTTCCTCGTCGTGATGCCGATTTTGACCGGCTTCGGGAACTACTTTATCCCGCTCATGATTGGCGCGCGCGATATGGCGTTCCCCCGCTTGAACATGTTGGGCTTCTGGCTCTTCGTCTTTGGTGGGATTTTGCTTTACCTCAGTTTCCTCAGCGGCGGAGCGCCGGATGGTGGGTGGTTTGCATACGCCCCACTGACTGACGACACCTTTTCGCCCACGCATGGCATGGACTTCTGGATTCTGGGCTTGACGGTCACCGGCATCGCTTCGATTACTGGTTCGATTAACTTTGTCGTCACGATTCTGAACATGCGTGCGCCCGGCATGACGCTCAACCGCATGCCGCTCTTCGTCTGGACCACGCTGGTGACGGCGTTCTTGATTCTCTTTGCCTTCCCCAGCCTGACGGTTGCGACTATCTTCCTCTTCTTCGACCGCAACTTTGGCACGGGGTTCTACTCGCCGGAGATGGGCGGTACGCCGTTGCTCTGGCAACACCTGTTCTGGTTCTTTGGGCACCCTGAAGTGTACATCATGATTTTGCCTGCATTCGGGCTGATTTCGGAGATGATTCCGGTCTTCTCGCGCAAGCCCATCTTCGGGTATGCCGCGGTGGTCTATGCTTCGGTGGCGATCGGTTTCATTGGGTTCACGGTCTGGGCGCACCACATGTTTGCCGTGGGCATGCCGCCGGTCGTCACGGCGTCGTTTGGTGCGGCGAGTATGATTATCGCTGTGCCGACCGCCATCAAGATTTTCAACTGGGTAGGGACGATGTGGGGCGGTTCGCTGCGCTTGCGCACCCCCATGCTCTTCGCCATTAGTTTTGTGGCGATGTTCCTCATCGGTGGTCTGACGGGGATTTTCCTGGCGACCGTGCCGGTTGACTGGCAGTTGACCGACTCCTACTTCGTTGTGGCGCACTTCCACTACGTGCTCTTTGGTGGTGCGTTCATGTCCATCTTGGGCGCGGCTTACTACTGGTTCCCGAAGATGACCGGGCGCATGATGGATGAGCGCCTTGGCTTCTGGAACTGGTTGCTCATTTTCGTGGGCTTCAACCTGACCTTCTTCCCCATGCACATTCTGGGGTTGGATGGCATGCCGCGCCGCATTGCCACCTATGGCGCCGGTCTGGGGTGGGACTTCTGGAACTTTGTCTCGACGGTCGGCGCATTCATGATTGGCGTGGGCATGATTATCTTCTTCATCAACTTCTTCCATAGCCTGCGCAACGGCCCCGAAGCGGGGGATAACCCGTGGGAAGGCTGGACGCTGGAATGGGCGACCGCCTCGCCGCCGCCGGCGCACAATTTCGATGGCCTGCCGCCCATTACGAGCCGCCGCCCATTGTGGGATGTGAAACTCAACCGCGTGCTGACGCCGGAAGAAGTGAAGGCGCGCCTGGTGAAAGATGAGCACATCCACCTGCCGCCCCCCTCGGTCTGGCCGTTGGTCGTGGGCTTGGGCGTGGTGCTCATCGCCGCTGGCATGATTTACACCTACGTGATCACTGTGCTTGGCGTTGTGACGTGGGTGATTGGCGTGCTTGGCTGGATTCAGCAGAAAGGGTACTAA
- the pheA gene encoding prephenate dehydratase, which produces MGLKVAFQGERGAYSEGALMQYFAPTGEEVEPVPCSSFEAAFEALASGAVDRAVLPIENSLAGSIHRNYDLLLRHTDVHIVGEINYRVRHNLLALPGVRLEDVRRVLSHPQALAQCEGFLTRMHLAREATYDTAGSAKRLREENLRDAAAIASLRAAEVYDLVVLASDIEDDPENYTRFLVLAREPAPPPQGVPAKTSIVFSLKNAPGILFKALSVFALRDIDLTKIESRPLRGQRWQYIFYLDFAASLADESAQNALRHLSEIAPFLRVLGSYPQDTTN; this is translated from the coding sequence ATGGGGTTGAAGGTAGCCTTTCAAGGGGAGCGTGGCGCGTACAGCGAAGGCGCGTTGATGCAATACTTTGCGCCGACCGGTGAAGAGGTGGAGCCGGTGCCCTGCTCCTCGTTTGAAGCCGCGTTCGAGGCGCTGGCAAGCGGCGCCGTGGACCGTGCTGTGTTGCCCATTGAAAATTCGCTCGCGGGCAGTATTCACCGCAATTACGATTTGCTGTTGCGGCATACGGATGTCCACATTGTGGGGGAAATCAACTACCGCGTGCGGCACAACTTGCTGGCGCTTCCCGGTGTGCGGCTGGAAGATGTGCGGCGCGTGCTGAGCCACCCGCAAGCGCTGGCGCAGTGCGAGGGGTTTCTGACCCGCATGCACCTGGCGCGCGAAGCCACATACGATACGGCCGGCAGCGCCAAGCGCTTGCGCGAAGAAAACCTGCGCGACGCCGCCGCCATTGCCAGTTTGCGGGCGGCGGAAGTGTACGACCTTGTGGTCCTCGCCAGCGACATCGAAGACGACCCCGAGAACTACACACGCTTTTTGGTGCTGGCGCGCGAACCCGCGCCGCCGCCGCAAGGCGTACCGGCGAAAACCTCGATTGTCTTCTCGCTCAAAAATGCGCCCGGTATTCTTTTCAAGGCGCTTTCCGTCTTTGCCTTGCGCGATATTGACCTGACCAAAATTGAAAGCCGTCCGTTGCGTGGCCAGCGCTGGCAATACATTTTCTATCTCGATTTTGCCGCTAGCCTGGCTGATGAAAGCGCCCAAAACGCGCTGCGCCATTTGAGCGAGATTGCGCCGTTCTTGCGCGTGTTGGGCTCTTATCCACAAGATACAACCAACTGA
- a CDS encoding ArnT family glycosyltransferase, with protein sequence MWSENRLARWGSLLVLLGVHVWAHLHWIWTNVTPLGRDAGGHLWRTLDMADVLTTLTPRTLLQAFTLTDYRPPLLYVLAQPFYWLFGVSMDSAQYLNVVLFVVIALLTYDLGRRVFDEWTAWLAVALVAFWPLTAAMTRLFYMENLQTAALLLIVWSLWRTQGFRSRRWSVIWGVALGLGMLAKWTVPPLAALPVLWAMTRAGVWSAVWRGVRRPRLAWRALAVGCVGGAVVTLALYAPNRDLVAGLPLGAWLAVAWFVLWACAFYAFALPPSPAANAVGGLFVGAALASIWYLGRIDFLNELMDAAFGTYGGNYDAFNPLRLRNYTRYFGYLVREHWGVLGTLVVAPVLVWRWWRERWRLSRDAEGARLLWLTVLSTYIALSLPSQDSERNLVPLLPVLALLAAGALRGVPRRWAQGVALVWLVVFGVQWAMITFDGAAAWRTALPPVWAESEFAQPPASGLTDPGYWIAPDVLSTMTATTPDVDPLVFGMLINSPTIHRGPYRYLIRTTYPQVKLLALTENEGEGWAGTVRSLWVLTKDGDNHDVEPAGLRALREVYANPDGLFPLLFTAVKTYPLPNGETATLWRRTVGDPVIPPLSPSEETASHAAAFAAWLDGHPLMVGTLEQGIWLAVALDLAPERVVLPDAPREEARTLFSLLAPGQEQGVAWLMSDYALVHTAWLDSGVWQIWARLDFDREPQPLDATVGNVRLRGWRAPSMRRAGEAVPLVLDWQGEGAGVRASFRLLGEDGRLLAQHDADMTSSPLRSGLFVPPETPPGAYQLGVVLYDAQTGQPLDVDQPLVVLGALRVEPR encoded by the coding sequence ATGTGGAGTGAAAACCGGCTTGCGCGTTGGGGAAGCCTGCTGGTTCTGCTGGGTGTGCATGTCTGGGCGCACCTGCACTGGATTTGGACGAACGTCACCCCGCTGGGGCGCGACGCCGGCGGGCACCTCTGGCGCACGCTGGATATGGCCGACGTGCTGACCACGCTCACACCGCGCACGTTGTTGCAGGCGTTCACGCTGACGGATTACCGGCCGCCGCTGCTTTACGTGCTGGCGCAGCCGTTCTACTGGCTGTTTGGCGTTTCGATGGATTCGGCGCAGTACCTGAACGTGGTGCTCTTTGTGGTGATTGCGCTACTGACCTACGACCTGGGGCGGCGCGTGTTCGATGAGTGGACGGCGTGGCTGGCGGTGGCGCTGGTGGCGTTCTGGCCGCTGACGGCGGCGATGACGCGGCTGTTTTACATGGAGAACCTGCAAACGGCGGCGTTGCTGCTGATTGTGTGGAGCCTGTGGCGCACGCAGGGGTTTCGCTCGCGCAGGTGGAGTGTGATATGGGGCGTGGCGCTGGGGCTGGGGATGCTGGCGAAGTGGACGGTGCCGCCGTTGGCGGCGCTGCCGGTGCTCTGGGCGATGACGCGTGCGGGCGTCTGGTCGGCTGTGTGGCGCGGGGTGCGTCGGCCGCGGCTGGCGTGGCGCGCGCTGGCGGTGGGATGTGTAGGCGGCGCGGTGGTGACGCTGGCGCTCTATGCGCCCAACCGCGACCTGGTGGCGGGGTTGCCGCTGGGGGCGTGGCTGGCGGTGGCGTGGTTTGTGTTGTGGGCGTGCGCGTTCTATGCGTTTGCGTTGCCCCCGTCGCCGGCGGCGAACGCGGTTGGGGGGCTGTTTGTGGGGGCGGCGTTGGCCAGTATCTGGTATCTGGGGCGCATTGATTTCCTCAACGAACTGATGGACGCCGCGTTTGGCACGTATGGCGGCAACTACGATGCCTTCAACCCGCTGCGTCTGCGGAATTACACGCGCTATTTTGGCTACCTGGTGCGCGAACATTGGGGCGTGCTGGGGACGCTAGTGGTCGCGCCGGTGCTGGTGTGGCGCTGGTGGCGTGAACGCTGGCGGCTGAGCCGCGATGCCGAGGGGGCGCGCCTGCTCTGGCTGACCGTGCTGTCCACCTATATCGCGCTCTCGCTTCCCTCGCAGGATAGCGAGCGCAACCTGGTGCCGCTGTTGCCCGTGCTGGCGCTGTTGGCGGCGGGGGCGTTGCGGGGCGTACCGCGCCGTTGGGCGCAGGGCGTGGCGCTTGTCTGGCTGGTGGTCTTTGGCGTGCAGTGGGCGATGATCACTTTTGACGGGGCGGCTGCGTGGCGCACGGCTTTGCCCCCTGTCTGGGCGGAAAGCGAGTTTGCGCAACCGCCCGCCAGCGGATTGACCGACCCCGGCTACTGGATTGCGCCGGACGTGCTCAGCACGATGACCGCCACCACACCGGATGTAGACCCTTTGGTCTTTGGCATGCTCATCAATTCGCCGACCATTCACCGTGGCCCGTATCGCTATCTCATTCGCACCACCTATCCGCAGGTGAAATTGCTCGCGTTGACTGAGAATGAGGGCGAAGGATGGGCGGGAACGGTTCGCAGTTTGTGGGTGCTCACCAAAGACGGCGACAATCACGATGTCGAACCGGCTGGGTTGCGGGCGTTGCGCGAGGTGTATGCCAATCCGGATGGCTTGTTCCCGCTGCTCTTCACCGCCGTGAAAACCTATCCGCTTCCAAATGGTGAAACCGCCACGTTGTGGCGGCGCACCGTGGGCGATCCGGTCATTCCGCCGCTCAGCCCCTCGGAGGAAACGGCGTCCCATGCAGCCGCCTTTGCGGCCTGGCTGGATGGTCATCCGCTGATGGTGGGCACGCTTGAACAAGGTATCTGGCTGGCGGTGGCGCTCGACCTCGCGCCTGAGCGGGTTGTGTTGCCTGATGCGCCGCGCGAAGAGGCGCGAACGCTTTTCAGCCTGCTCGCACCGGGGCAGGAGCAAGGCGTGGCGTGGCTGATGAGCGACTATGCGCTCGTGCATACCGCCTGGCTTGATAGCGGCGTCTGGCAGATTTGGGCGCGCCTCGATTTCGACCGTGAGCCCCAACCGCTGGACGCCACGGTTGGCAATGTGCGCTTGCGCGGCTGGCGTGCGCCGAGCATGCGCCGCGCGGGGGAAGCCGTGCCGCTGGTGCTCGACTGGCAGGGCGAGGGCGCGGGCGTGCGCGCCTCGTTCCGCCTGCTGGGCGAGGATGGGCGTCTGCTGGCGCAACACGACGCCGACATGACCTCATCCCCCCTGCGGAGCGGCTTGTTTGTGCCGCCGGAGACGCCGCCGGGGGCGTATCAACTGGGGGTTGTGCTTTACGACGCCCAAACAGGCCAGCCGCTGGACGTCGACCAGCCGCTGGTGGTGCTGGGCGCACTACGTGTTGAACCACGCTGA
- the argH gene encoding argininosuccinate lyase, translating into MKLWGGRYDVDTDALMHKLNASIRFDQRLWREDVQGSRAWAQGLHRAGLLTDEELAALLEGLAQIEAEWEAGTFALHPDDEDIHTAHERRLHELVGAVAGKLHTGRSRNDQVATDVRLYVRRQLDQLDAEIRTVQAALLAQAEQHIDLLMPGYTHLQQAQPIRYSHWVLSFFWMLQRDRERLRDARSRVNVLPLGSGALAGHSLGVDRTFLAEQLGFEAVSPNSLDAVSDRDFIVEVLAAAALLGVHLSRLAEDLIIYATREFGFVRLDPRYTTGSSLMPQKANPDALELARGKSGRLIGNLTTLLVVLKGLPSTYNKDLQEDKEPLFDTLDTLHDLLPVMAGVIETMQPQPERMRAALDDAMLATDLADYLVRQGVPFRQAHHLVGRAVAEAEARGVPLRALPREVYARIHPALDADLSVVFDVERAVDAKQAIGSTGRDAVQVQIENARRALQAT; encoded by the coding sequence ATGAAACTCTGGGGTGGACGTTACGATGTTGATACCGATGCCTTGATGCACAAACTCAACGCCTCGATTCGCTTCGACCAGCGTTTGTGGCGTGAGGATGTGCAGGGAAGCCGGGCGTGGGCGCAAGGGTTGCACCGCGCCGGCTTGCTGACCGATGAGGAACTGGCGGCGTTGTTAGAGGGGCTGGCGCAGATTGAAGCCGAGTGGGAAGCCGGCACGTTCGCCCTGCACCCCGATGATGAGGATATCCACACCGCCCACGAACGCCGTTTGCATGAATTGGTGGGAGCGGTTGCCGGTAAACTGCACACCGGACGGAGCCGCAACGACCAGGTCGCCACGGATGTGCGCCTCTACGTGCGCCGCCAACTCGACCAACTGGACGCGGAAATTCGCACCGTGCAGGCGGCTTTGTTGGCGCAAGCCGAGCAGCACATTGACCTTCTCATGCCTGGCTATACACATTTGCAGCAGGCGCAACCCATTCGGTACAGCCATTGGGTGCTCAGTTTCTTCTGGATGTTGCAACGCGACCGCGAACGCCTGCGTGATGCGCGCTCCCGCGTGAACGTGCTCCCGTTGGGCAGCGGGGCGCTGGCGGGGCATAGCCTGGGCGTTGACCGCACCTTCTTGGCGGAACAGTTGGGCTTTGAGGCGGTCTCCCCCAACAGCCTTGATGCGGTGAGCGACCGTGATTTTATCGTCGAAGTGCTGGCGGCGGCGGCGTTGCTGGGCGTCCACCTGAGCCGCCTGGCGGAAGACCTCATCATCTACGCCACACGCGAATTTGGCTTCGTGCGGCTGGACCCGCGCTACACCACGGGATCGAGCTTGATGCCCCAAAAAGCCAACCCCGACGCACTGGAATTGGCGCGTGGCAAAAGCGGGCGGCTCATTGGCAACCTCACCACGTTGTTGGTCGTGCTCAAGGGTTTGCCGTCCACCTACAACAAGGATTTGCAGGAAGACAAAGAACCGTTGTTCGACACACTGGACACGCTACACGACCTGCTGCCAGTCATGGCAGGCGTGATTGAGACCATGCAACCGCAGCCTGAGCGTATGCGCGCCGCCCTCGACGACGCCATGCTGGCGACCGACCTGGCTGACTACCTCGTGCGGCAGGGCGTGCCTTTCCGGCAGGCGCACCACCTGGTGGGGCGCGCCGTCGCCGAAGCCGAGGCGCGGGGTGTGCCTTTGCGGGCGTTGCCGCGTGAAGTCTATGCACGCATTCACCCGGCATTGGATGCCGACCTCTCGGTGGTTTTCGATGTGGAACGCGCCGTAGATGCCAAGCAAGCCATTGGCAGCACCGGGCGGGACGCCGTGCAAGTCCAAATCGAAAATGCGCGTCGCGCTTTGCAAGCCACATGA
- the coxB gene encoding cytochrome c oxidase subunit II, with protein MWQTVRRRMRVVSALLGVLTALVLVPAQALADEPPWFIAPASEQASLVARLFNIELAVATAVAIIIWSLILFVLVRYRAREDGTDETPKQIHGNNALEITWTVGTAVVLLFVFAVFWQTMNALAATPDDAMEINVYGKQWWWEFEYPAYTREGSDEPVRTGNELYIPAGVPVKFNLYSDNVIHSFWVPRLNGKTDVIPGQVNTTWFQADEPGEYHAQCAELCGVQHAGMRFKVYALPQDEWEAWIEAQRKPAVEPQSELAQRGAQLFLAKGCAGCHTIYGTNAAGRVGPDLTHFASRHTVAAVLPQTSANVGLWVQNADLVKPGNIMWQTMKNVPLSADEVEALTAYLLSLK; from the coding sequence ATGTGGCAGACTGTACGACGGAGAATGCGCGTTGTGAGTGCGCTCTTGGGCGTACTGACCGCGCTGGTGTTGGTGCCTGCGCAAGCCCTCGCTGACGAGCCGCCCTGGTTCATTGCTCCGGCCTCGGAACAGGCGTCGCTGGTGGCGCGCTTGTTCAATATCGAACTGGCGGTGGCGACGGCGGTTGCTATCATCATCTGGTCGCTGATTTTGTTTGTGTTGGTGCGCTATCGCGCCCGTGAAGATGGGACGGATGAGACGCCGAAGCAGATTCACGGCAATAACGCGCTCGAAATCACCTGGACGGTGGGCACGGCGGTAGTGCTCCTGTTCGTGTTCGCCGTCTTCTGGCAGACGATGAATGCGCTTGCCGCAACGCCTGATGACGCTATGGAAATCAACGTCTATGGCAAGCAGTGGTGGTGGGAATTCGAGTACCCTGCTTACACCCGCGAAGGCAGTGATGAACCGGTACGTACCGGTAACGAGCTCTACATTCCGGCGGGCGTGCCGGTCAAGTTCAACCTCTACTCGGATAACGTCATCCACAGCTTCTGGGTGCCGCGTCTCAACGGCAAGACGGACGTCATCCCCGGGCAGGTGAACACGACCTGGTTCCAGGCGGATGAACCGGGTGAGTATCACGCGCAATGTGCGGAGTTGTGTGGGGTGCAGCATGCCGGTATGCGCTTCAAGGTCTATGCGTTGCCGCAGGATGAATGGGAAGCCTGGATTGAGGCGCAGCGCAAGCCGGCTGTGGAGCCGCAAAGCGAGTTGGCGCAGCGTGGGGCGCAGCTCTTCCTGGCGAAAGGGTGCGCCGGTTGCCACACGATTTACGGAACAAACGCCGCCGGGCGTGTCGGCCCCGATTTGACGCACTTTGCCAGCCGCCACACTGTGGCCGCTGTCTTGCCGCAAACGTCGGCCAATGTGGGGCTTTGGGTGCAGAACGCCGACCTTGTGAAGCCCGGCAATATCATGTGGCAGACCATGAAGAACGTTCCGCTGAGTGCGGATGAAGTTGAAGCGCTGACGGCCTACTTGTTGAGCCTGAAGTAA
- a CDS encoding glycosyltransferase family 39 protein produces the protein MANWRERARAWGLLGLLLGVHVWAHLHWIWTNVTPVGYDLGGHLGRTLEVADVLSTLTPRTLLQAFTLTDYRPPLLYVLAQPFYWLFGVSMDSAQYLNVVLFVVIALLTYDLGRRVFDEWTAWLAVALVAFWPLTAAMTRLFYMENLQTAALLLIVWSLWRTQGFRSRRWSVIWGVALGLGMLAKWTVPPLAALPVLWAMTRAGVWSAVWRGVRRPRLAWRALAVGCVGGAVVTLALYAPNRDLVAGLPLGAWLAVAWFVLWACAFYAFALPPSPAANAVGGLFVGAALASIWYLGRIDFLNELMDAAFGTYGGNYDAFNPLRLRNYTRYFGYLVREHWGVLGTLVVAPVLVWRWWRERWRLSRDAEGARLLWLTVLSAYIALSLPSQEGVRNLVPLLPVLALLAAGALRGVPRRWAQGVALVWLAVFGVQWAMITFDGAAAWRTALPPVWAESGAAQPPASGLSDPGYWIAPDVLSTMTTTTPDVDPLVFGMLISMPNMNRGHYRYLIHTTYPQVELLALTDDGRGGWPGAVRSLWLLTKDGDNDDVESEGQRILREVYANPDGLFPLVFEAFKTYPLPNGETATLWRRTRGHVVMPKFAPTPETAPAASRLAAWLDGHPLMVGTLEHGIWLAVALDLAPERVVLPDAPREETRTLFSLLMPGQEQGVAWLRSDYAPVHTEWLDVDGMWSIWQIWARLDFDREPQPLDATVGNVRLRGWRAPSMRRAGEAVPLVLDWQGEGAGVRASFRLLGEDGRLLAQHDADMTSSPLRSGLFVPPETPPGAYQLGVVLYDAQTGQPLDADQPLVVLGTVHIEAFEGDN, from the coding sequence ATGGCAAACTGGCGGGAGCGAGCCCGCGCATGGGGGCTGTTGGGGCTGTTGCTGGGTGTGCACGTCTGGGCGCACCTGCACTGGATTTGGACGAACGTCACGCCGGTGGGCTACGATTTGGGAGGACACCTTGGGCGCACTCTTGAGGTGGCTGATGTTCTTTCCACGCTCACACCGCGCACGTTGTTGCAGGCGTTCACGCTGACGGATTACCGGCCGCCGCTGCTCTACGTGCTGGCGCAGCCGTTCTACTGGCTGTTTGGCGTTTCGATGGATTCGGCGCAGTACCTGAACGTGGTGCTCTTTGTGGTGATTGCGCTACTGACCTACGACCTGGGGCGGCGCGTGTTCGATGAGTGGACGGCGTGGCTGGCGGTGGCGCTGGTGGCGTTCTGGCCGCTGACGGCGGCGATGACGCGGCTGTTTTACATGGAGAACCTGCAAACGGCGGCGTTGCTGCTGATTGTGTGGAGCCTGTGGCGCACGCAGGGGTTTCGCTCGCGCAGGTGGAGTGTGATATGGGGCGTGGCGCTGGGGCTGGGGATGCTGGCGAAGTGGACGGTGCCGCCGTTGGCGGCGCTGCCGGTGCTCTGGGCGATGACGCGTGCGGGCGTCTGGTCGGCTGTGTGGCGCGGGGTGCGTCGGCCGCGGCTGGCGTGGCGCGCGCTGGCGGTGGGATGTGTAGGCGGCGCGGTGGTGACGCTGGCGCTCTATGCGCCCAACCGCGACCTGGTGGCGGGGTTGCCGCTGGGGGCGTGGCTGGCGGTGGCGTGGTTTGTGTTGTGGGCGTGCGCGTTCTATGCGTTTGCGTTGCCCCCGTCGCCGGCGGCGAACGCGGTTGGGGGGCTGTTTGTGGGGGCGGCGTTGGCCAGTATCTGGTATCTGGGGCGCATTGATTTCCTCAACGAACTGATGGACGCCGCGTTTGGCACGTATGGCGGCAACTACGATGCCTTCAACCCGCTGCGTCTGCGGAATTACACGCGCTATTTTGGCTACCTGGTGCGCGAACATTGGGGCGTGCTGGGGACGCTGGTGGTCGCGCCGGTGCTGGTGTGGCGTTGGTGGCGTGAACGCTGGCGGCTGAGCCGCGATGCCGAGGGAGCGCGCCTGCTCTGGCTGACCGTGCTGTCCGCCTATATCGCGCTCTCGCTTCCTTCGCAAGAAGGGGTGCGCAATTTGGTGCCGCTGTTGCCCGTGCTGGCGCTGTTGGCGGCGGGGGCGTTGCGGGGCGTACCGCGCCGTTGGGCGCAGGGCGTGGCGCTGGTCTGGCTGGCGGTCTTTGGCGTGCAGTGGGCGATGATCACCTTTGACGGGGCGGCTGCGTGGCGCACGGCTTTGCCCCCCGTCTGGGCGGAAAGTGGTGCGGCGCAACCACCCGCCAGCGGGTTGAGCGACCCCGGCTACTGGATTGCGCCGGACGTGCTCAGCACGATGACCACCACCACACCGGATGTAGACCCTTTGGTCTTTGGCATGCTCATCAGTATGCCCAATATGAACCGTGGGCATTATCGTTATCTCATCCACACCACCTATCCACAGGTGGAATTGCTCGCGCTGACCGATGACGGGCGGGGTGGATGGCCTGGGGCTGTGCGCAGTCTCTGGCTTTTGACGAAAGACGGCGACAACGACGATGTCGAATCTGAGGGACAACGCATTTTGCGCGAAGTCTACGCCAACCCGGACGGCCTGTTTCCATTGGTTTTTGAAGCGTTCAAAACGTATCCTTTGCCCAACGGCGAAACCGCGACGCTGTGGCGGCGCACACGTGGGCATGTGGTGATGCCGAAATTTGCGCCGACGCCGGAAACCGCGCCGGCGGCGTCACGCCTGGCGGCCTGGCTGGATGGTCATCCGCTGATGGTGGGCACGCTTGAACATGGCATTTGGCTGGCGGTGGCGCTCGACCTCGCGCCTGAGCGGGTTGTGTTGCCTGATGCGCCGCGCGAAGAAACGCGAACGCTCTTCAGCCTGCTCATGCCGGGGCAGGAGCAAGGCGTGGCATGGCTGAGGAGCGATTATGCGCCCGTACACACCGAGTGGCTTGACGTTGATGGCATGTGGAGTATCTGGCAGATTTGGGCGCGCCTCGATTTCGACCGTGAGCCCCAGCCGCTGGACGCCACGGTTGGCAATGTGCGCTTGCGCGGCTGGCGTGCGCCGAGCATGCGCCGCGCGGGGGAAGCCGTGCCGCTGGTGCTTGACTGGCAGGGCGAGGGCGCGGGCGTGCGCGCCTCGTTCCGCCTGCTGGGCGAGGATGGGCGTCTGCTGGCGCAGCACGACGCTGACATGACCTCATCGCCCCTGCGGAGCGGCTTGTTTGTGCCGCCGGAGACGCCGCCGGGGGCGTATCAACTGGGGGTTGTGCTTTACGACGCCCAAACAGGCCAGCCGCTGGACGCCGACCAGCCGCTGGTGGTGCTGGGAACGGTACACATTGAAGCCTTTGAAGGGGACAACTGA